A region of Rhodamnia argentea isolate NSW1041297 chromosome 9, ASM2092103v1, whole genome shotgun sequence DNA encodes the following proteins:
- the LOC115736857 gene encoding DNA-directed RNA polymerase IV subunit 1 isoform X1 — protein sequence MDNDFCEEQQVPSAVLTGVAFNVLSHVEVEKISSITIESVGEVSDSRLGLPNSSNQCSTCGAKDLKQCEGHFGSIKLPCTILHPYFLSEVAKLLNKICPGCKSVRQELRVKKSSPNQVHHGTRGCKYCLPTQIDWYPPMKFKVSSKDSFRRTTITVEIDESFRRNLQKKSNRRIWPTDYWDFIPKDLEQEESCQKQDKRVLSHAQVYHLLNGVDPTFIRKFISRKDSLFLNCFPVTPNGHRVTEVTHAFSHGRLVLDDRTRVYKKLVDFRGTANELGSRVLECLKVSKLNPDKLSSTESAFAQNRKSRDLDFTSSGLRWMKDVVLGKRSDYCFRMVVTGNPNIKLSEIGVPCHIAERLQVSETLNKWNCEKLNAVCSLLLLEKGGMHVRRKGCLVRVNRMKELLFGDTIYRPLSDGDMVLINRPPSIHQHSLLALNAKVLPIASALSINPLCCSPLRGDFDGDCIHGYIPQSVDARVELNQLVGVDRQLYNGQSGRNLLSLGQDSLIAAHLILEDSVCLNHFSIQQLKMLCPNELPPPAIVKVPSVEGGIWTGKQLFQMLLPTGLEWFSSSSDIGIRNGEIVFSEGSGWLRDADDNLFQRLITFSQSRVLNVLHDAQEVLCEWLSTRGFSVSLADLYLASDSFSRENMIEEICCGLQEADETCNIKQFMVDSSRDFLAGNDAEISAMAFGSERLCYEKQKSAALSQASVDAFKRVFRDIQSLAYKYANKDNSMISMFKAGSKGNLLKIAQHSMCVGLQHSLVPLSFDIPHQLSCTSYNNHKENNIDHLRDSPCPRSFIPFAVVKNSFLSGLNPLECFVHSVTNRASSFSENAEVPGTLHRKLMFFMRDLYVSYDGTVRSAYGNQLIEFSYGIEKQSSTICSSKDSFSCENAKPGEGMGGQPVGSMSACAISEAAYSALDQPISLLETSPLLNLKNVLESGTKKSNSCQTMSLFLSKQLAKRRHGLEYGALAVKDYLERLFFSDIVSTTMVIFSPENYNQNLGPWVCHFHIRKDIITRRGLKLHSIIGSLQRRCHIFLNETRVDLPPLQITINDCSLAGEEREDAANIFCITLNMVEDSKKVATQPTLLKLLQQMVIPCLLGTVIKGFMEVKKVDILWSESSKLSKSNPMSTGELYLRVSMSAQSEKMMLWSALMKNCVPIMDAIDWSRSHPDTIREFSLAYGIDAGWKYFLNSLGSAVSDTGKTVLPAHLVLVANCLSTSGEFVGLNPKGMSRQRETSSVSSPFVQACFSNPGPCFIKAAKAGTVDNLQGSLDALAWGKVPSLGTGGLFEIIYSGKGHELAKPESVYNLLGNKVSSTQLNLKLEVPNAGSHMSDRCGAEFVQAGSVAKVLKKLEINKSLLRKFITFNDIQKLSLELKKILYKYPINHHLGEQEKSIVMMALKFHPRGKEKIGTGARDIKVGHHPKHQDSRCFMLVRADGTAEDFSYHKCVIGALEIIAPERAKTYQSKWLKHEVEQV from the exons ATGGACAATGATTTCTGCGAGGAGCAGCAAGTTCCTTCTGCTGTTTTGACAGGAGTAGCCTTCAATGTTCTAAGTCACGTAGAAGTG GAGAAGATATCTTCAATAACAATTGAGTCTGTCGGTGAGGTCAGTGACTCTAGATTGGGACTCCCAAACTCCTCTAATCAGTGCTCCACTTGTGGCGCCAAAGACTTGAAACAATGTGAAG GTCATTTCGGATCTATCAAGTTACCATGTACAATACTTCACCCGTATTTTCTGTCTGAAGTTGCTAAGCTGCTGAATAAGATTTGCCCAGGTTGCAAATCTGTTCGGCAAGAACTACGGGTTAAG AAGAGTAGTCCGAATCAGGTACATCATGGGACTAGGGGTTGCAAATACTGTCTC CCCACTCAAATAGATTGGTATCCGCCTATGAAGTTCAAAGTGTCATCTAAGGATAGTTTCAGAAGAACTACCATCACTGTAGAAATAGATGAAAGTTTTAGAAGGAATCTTCAAAAGAAGTCGAACAGGAGGATATGGCCCACTGATTACTGGGACTTTATCCCAAAAGATCtggaacaagaagaaagttGTCAGAAACAAGACAAAAGGGTATTATCGCATGCTCAG GTTTATCACTTATTGAATGGCGTTGATCCTACTTTCATTAGAAAGTTTATCTCCAGAAAAGATTCTCTTTTTCTCAACTGTTTCCCGGTAACACCAAATGGTCATCGTGTGACTGAAGTTACTCATGCATTTTCTCATGGACGGCTGGTCCTT GATGACCGAACGAGGGTGTACAAGAAACTTGTTGATTTTAGAGGGACAGCGAATGAGTTGGGCTCTCGAGTCCTTGAGTGTCTTAAAGTTTCTAAG CTGAACCCAGACAAGTTATCGAGTACCGAATCTGCTTTTGCCCAGAACAGAAAGAGCAGGGATTTGGATTTCACTTCTTCTGGTTTGAGATGGATGAAAGATGTTGTTCTCGGGAAGCGAAGTGATTACTGTTTCCGGATGGTTGTGACGGGTAATCCAAACATCAAGCTCAGTGAAATTGGTGTACCGTGTCATATTGCAGAGAGATTGCAAGTATCTGAGACTTTGAATAAGTGGAACTGCGAAAAGTTAAATGCTGTTTGCAGTTTATTGCTGCTTGAAAAGGGTGGCATGCATGTTCGGAGAAAAGGGTGTCTCGTGCGTGTCAATCGCATGAAAGAACTTCTTTTTGGAGACACTATATACAGGCCATTAAGTGATGGAGACATGGTTTTGATAAATAGGCCTCCATCTATACATCAGCACTCTCTTCTCGCATTAAATGCCAAGGTTCTACCCATAGCCTCAGCTCTTTCTATAAATCCGCTATGCTGTTCCCCTCTTCGTGGAGATTTTGACGGTGACTGTATCCATGGATATATTCCACAATCAGTGGATGCAAGAGTAGAGCTAAATCAGCTGGTTGGTGTGGATAGGCAGTTGTATAATGGGCAAAGTGGCAGGAACCTTCTTTCTCTTGGTCAGGATAGTCTAATTGCTGCTCACTTGATATTGGAGGATAGTGTTTGCTTAAACCACTTCAGTATCCAACAACTTAAAATGTTGTGCCCTAATGAGTTGCCGCCTCCGGCAATTGTGAAGGTACCTTCAGTTGAAGGTGGAATCTGGACTGGGAAGCAGTTATTCCAGATGCTCTTGCCTACAGGATTGGAGTGGTTTTCGTCTTCAAGTGACATTGGAATTAGGAATGGGGAAATTGTCTTTTCAGAAGGATCTGGTTGGCTTCGAGATGCCGATGACAATCTCTTTCAGAGGCTTATCACTTTTAGCCAGAGTAGGGTTCTTAACGTTCTGCATGATGCGCAAGAAGTTCTTTGTGAGTGGTTGTCCACGAGGGGTTTTAGTGTTTCATTAGCAGATTTGTATCTTGCATCTGATTCATTCTCACGGGAAAATATGATTGAGGAAATCTGTTGTGGTTTGCAAGAAGCAGATGAAACGTGCAATATCAAACAGTTTATGGTGGATTCTTCACGGGATTTCCTGGCTGGAAATGATGCAGAAATTAGTGCTATGGCCTTCGGTTCAGAACGCTTGTGTTATGAGAAGCAGAAATCCGCTGCCCTTAGTCAGGCATCTGTTGACGCTTTTAAGCGAGTTTTTCGAGACATACAAAGTTTAGCCTACAAGTATGCTAACAAAGACAATTCCATGATCTCTATGTTCAAAGCTGGAAGTAAGGGTAATCTGCTAAAGATTGCTCAACACAGTATGTGTGTCGGCCTGCAACATTCACTGGTTCCATTGTCATTTGACATACCCCATCAACTTTCTTGCACTTCGTATAACAACCATAAGGAAAACAATATAGATCATCTGCGTGATTCTCCATGTCCTCGGTCTTTCATCCCATTTGCAGTGGTCAAGAACTCTTTTCTTTCTGGTTTGAATCCATTGGAGTGTTTCGTACATTCTGTGACAAATCGGGCTAGTTCGTTCAGTGAGAATGCTGAAGTGCCCGGTACCTTGCACCGGAAGCTTATGTTTTTCATGCGTGATCTATATGTTTCCTACGATGGCACAGTTAGAAGTGCTTACGGCAATCAACTCATAGAGTTTTCTTATGGCATTGAGAAGCAATCATCTACTATCTGCAGCAGCAAAGATAGTTTCTCCTGTGAGAATGCAAAACCTGGGGAAGGGATGGGAGGCCAACCTGTTGGTTCAATGTCTGCCTGTGCCATTTCTGAAGCTGCATATAGTGCTCTAGATCAGCCAATCAGTCTCCTTGAAACATCCCCGTTGTTAAATTTGAAG AATGTGCTGGAGTCTGGTACCAAGAAAAGCAACTCGTGTCAAACAATGTCGTTATTTCTCTCTAAGCAGCTTGCAAAACGTAGGCATGGTTTAGAATACGGAGCACTGGCAGTTAAAGATTATCTGGAGAGACTCTTCTTTTCAGACATAGTGTCAACCACAATGGTTAT TTTCTCCCCAGAGAATTATAACCAGAATTTGGGTCCATGGGTGTGCCATTTCCATATAAGAAAG GACATTATAACAAGGAGAGGATTGAAACTTCATTCTATCATTGGTTCTCTTCAGAGGAGATGTCACATTTTCTTGAATGAAACAAGAGTTGATCTTCCCCCACTGCAGATAACTATCAA TGATTGTTCATTAGCtggagaagaaagggaagatGCAGCTAACATCTTTTGCATCACACTCAACATGGTCGAAGATTCGAAGAAAGTTGCCACACAGCCCAcacttttgaaattacttcAACAAATGGTGATACCTTGCCTTCTGGGAACAGTTATTAAAG GATTCATGGAGGTTAAAAAGGTTGATATCTTATGGAGTGAAAGCAGCAAGCTAAGCAAATCTAATCCTATGTCAACTggtgagctctacttgagagTATCCATGTCTGCACAGTCTGAGAAAATGATGCTCTGGAGTGCACTTATGAAGAATTGTGTTCCTATTATGGATGCTATTGATTGGTCTCGCAGTCATCCGGATACCATTCGTGAATTCTCATTAGCATATGGGATAGACGCTGGATGGAAGTACTTCCTTAAT AGTCTGGGTTCGGCTGTATCTGATACGGGCAAGACTGTTCTTCCTGCACATTTAGTTCTTGTTGCCAATTGTCTATCGACAAGTGGAGAGTTTGTTGGCTTAAACCCTAAAGGGATGtcaagacaaagggaaacctcTTCTGTCTCATCACCTTTTGTTCAAGCATGCTTTTCG AATCCTGGTCCTTGTTTCATTAAAGCTGCCAAGGCAGGAACAGTGGATAATCTACAGGGGAGCCTGGATGCACTGGCCTGGGGGAAAGTTCCTTCACTGGGAACGGGAggattatttgaaataatatacTCTGGAAAG GGGCATGAGCTTGCAAAGCCTGAAAGTGTCTACAATCTGTTGGGTAACAAAGTTAGTTCCACACAGCTGAATTTAAAGCTTGAAGTGCCTAATGCTGGCAGCCATATGTCAGACAGATGTGGGGCGGAGTTTGTGCAGGCTGGTAGTGTTGCAAAAGTGCTCAAGAAACTGGAAATCAATAAGTCATTATTAAGGaaatttatcacatttaatgacATCCAGAAGCTGTCGCTAGAGCTGAAGAAAATATTATACAA GTACCCGATCAATCACCATTTAGGTGAACAAGAAAAGTCAATCGTGATGATGGCTCTGAAGTTTCATCCTCGTGGAAAGGAAAAGATAGGAACTGGAGCTCGGGATATAAAG GTTGGACATCACCCCAAGCACCAAGATTCTCGCTGCTTCATGCTGGTCAGAGCTGACGGAACGGCGGAAGACTTCTCTTACCACAAGTGTGTTATTGGCGCCCTTGAGATAATTGCTCCCGAGAGGGCGAAAACCTACCAATCGAAATGGTTGAAGCACGAGGTTGAGCAGGTATAG
- the LOC115736857 gene encoding DNA-directed RNA polymerase IV subunit 1 isoform X2 — protein MKFKVSSKDSFRRTTITVEIDESFRRNLQKKSNRRIWPTDYWDFIPKDLEQEESCQKQDKRVLSHAQVYHLLNGVDPTFIRKFISRKDSLFLNCFPVTPNGHRVTEVTHAFSHGRLVLDDRTRVYKKLVDFRGTANELGSRVLECLKVSKLNPDKLSSTESAFAQNRKSRDLDFTSSGLRWMKDVVLGKRSDYCFRMVVTGNPNIKLSEIGVPCHIAERLQVSETLNKWNCEKLNAVCSLLLLEKGGMHVRRKGCLVRVNRMKELLFGDTIYRPLSDGDMVLINRPPSIHQHSLLALNAKVLPIASALSINPLCCSPLRGDFDGDCIHGYIPQSVDARVELNQLVGVDRQLYNGQSGRNLLSLGQDSLIAAHLILEDSVCLNHFSIQQLKMLCPNELPPPAIVKVPSVEGGIWTGKQLFQMLLPTGLEWFSSSSDIGIRNGEIVFSEGSGWLRDADDNLFQRLITFSQSRVLNVLHDAQEVLCEWLSTRGFSVSLADLYLASDSFSRENMIEEICCGLQEADETCNIKQFMVDSSRDFLAGNDAEISAMAFGSERLCYEKQKSAALSQASVDAFKRVFRDIQSLAYKYANKDNSMISMFKAGSKGNLLKIAQHSMCVGLQHSLVPLSFDIPHQLSCTSYNNHKENNIDHLRDSPCPRSFIPFAVVKNSFLSGLNPLECFVHSVTNRASSFSENAEVPGTLHRKLMFFMRDLYVSYDGTVRSAYGNQLIEFSYGIEKQSSTICSSKDSFSCENAKPGEGMGGQPVGSMSACAISEAAYSALDQPISLLETSPLLNLKNVLESGTKKSNSCQTMSLFLSKQLAKRRHGLEYGALAVKDYLERLFFSDIVSTTMVIFSPENYNQNLGPWVCHFHIRKDIITRRGLKLHSIIGSLQRRCHIFLNETRVDLPPLQITIKCSDCSLAGEEREDAANIFCITLNMVEDSKKVATQPTLLKLLQQMVIPCLLGTVIKGFMEVKKVDILWSESSKLSKSNPMSTGELYLRVSMSAQSEKMMLWSALMKNCVPIMDAIDWSRSHPDTIREFSLAYGIDAGWKYFLNSLGSAVSDTGKTVLPAHLVLVANCLSTSGEFVGLNPKGMSRQRETSSVSSPFVQACFSNPGPCFIKAAKAGTVDNLQGSLDALAWGKVPSLGTGGLFEIIYSGKGHELAKPESVYNLLGNKVSSTQLNLKLEVPNAGSHMSDRCGAEFVQAGSVAKVLKKLEINKSLLRKFITFNDIQKLSLELKKILYKYPINHHLGEQEKSIVMMALKFHPRGKEKIGTGARDIKVGHHPKHQDSRCFMLVRADGTAEDFSYHKCVIGALEIIAPERAKTYQSKWLKHEVEQV, from the exons ATGAAGTTCAAAGTGTCATCTAAGGATAGTTTCAGAAGAACTACCATCACTGTAGAAATAGATGAAAGTTTTAGAAGGAATCTTCAAAAGAAGTCGAACAGGAGGATATGGCCCACTGATTACTGGGACTTTATCCCAAAAGATCtggaacaagaagaaagttGTCAGAAACAAGACAAAAGGGTATTATCGCATGCTCAG GTTTATCACTTATTGAATGGCGTTGATCCTACTTTCATTAGAAAGTTTATCTCCAGAAAAGATTCTCTTTTTCTCAACTGTTTCCCGGTAACACCAAATGGTCATCGTGTGACTGAAGTTACTCATGCATTTTCTCATGGACGGCTGGTCCTT GATGACCGAACGAGGGTGTACAAGAAACTTGTTGATTTTAGAGGGACAGCGAATGAGTTGGGCTCTCGAGTCCTTGAGTGTCTTAAAGTTTCTAAG CTGAACCCAGACAAGTTATCGAGTACCGAATCTGCTTTTGCCCAGAACAGAAAGAGCAGGGATTTGGATTTCACTTCTTCTGGTTTGAGATGGATGAAAGATGTTGTTCTCGGGAAGCGAAGTGATTACTGTTTCCGGATGGTTGTGACGGGTAATCCAAACATCAAGCTCAGTGAAATTGGTGTACCGTGTCATATTGCAGAGAGATTGCAAGTATCTGAGACTTTGAATAAGTGGAACTGCGAAAAGTTAAATGCTGTTTGCAGTTTATTGCTGCTTGAAAAGGGTGGCATGCATGTTCGGAGAAAAGGGTGTCTCGTGCGTGTCAATCGCATGAAAGAACTTCTTTTTGGAGACACTATATACAGGCCATTAAGTGATGGAGACATGGTTTTGATAAATAGGCCTCCATCTATACATCAGCACTCTCTTCTCGCATTAAATGCCAAGGTTCTACCCATAGCCTCAGCTCTTTCTATAAATCCGCTATGCTGTTCCCCTCTTCGTGGAGATTTTGACGGTGACTGTATCCATGGATATATTCCACAATCAGTGGATGCAAGAGTAGAGCTAAATCAGCTGGTTGGTGTGGATAGGCAGTTGTATAATGGGCAAAGTGGCAGGAACCTTCTTTCTCTTGGTCAGGATAGTCTAATTGCTGCTCACTTGATATTGGAGGATAGTGTTTGCTTAAACCACTTCAGTATCCAACAACTTAAAATGTTGTGCCCTAATGAGTTGCCGCCTCCGGCAATTGTGAAGGTACCTTCAGTTGAAGGTGGAATCTGGACTGGGAAGCAGTTATTCCAGATGCTCTTGCCTACAGGATTGGAGTGGTTTTCGTCTTCAAGTGACATTGGAATTAGGAATGGGGAAATTGTCTTTTCAGAAGGATCTGGTTGGCTTCGAGATGCCGATGACAATCTCTTTCAGAGGCTTATCACTTTTAGCCAGAGTAGGGTTCTTAACGTTCTGCATGATGCGCAAGAAGTTCTTTGTGAGTGGTTGTCCACGAGGGGTTTTAGTGTTTCATTAGCAGATTTGTATCTTGCATCTGATTCATTCTCACGGGAAAATATGATTGAGGAAATCTGTTGTGGTTTGCAAGAAGCAGATGAAACGTGCAATATCAAACAGTTTATGGTGGATTCTTCACGGGATTTCCTGGCTGGAAATGATGCAGAAATTAGTGCTATGGCCTTCGGTTCAGAACGCTTGTGTTATGAGAAGCAGAAATCCGCTGCCCTTAGTCAGGCATCTGTTGACGCTTTTAAGCGAGTTTTTCGAGACATACAAAGTTTAGCCTACAAGTATGCTAACAAAGACAATTCCATGATCTCTATGTTCAAAGCTGGAAGTAAGGGTAATCTGCTAAAGATTGCTCAACACAGTATGTGTGTCGGCCTGCAACATTCACTGGTTCCATTGTCATTTGACATACCCCATCAACTTTCTTGCACTTCGTATAACAACCATAAGGAAAACAATATAGATCATCTGCGTGATTCTCCATGTCCTCGGTCTTTCATCCCATTTGCAGTGGTCAAGAACTCTTTTCTTTCTGGTTTGAATCCATTGGAGTGTTTCGTACATTCTGTGACAAATCGGGCTAGTTCGTTCAGTGAGAATGCTGAAGTGCCCGGTACCTTGCACCGGAAGCTTATGTTTTTCATGCGTGATCTATATGTTTCCTACGATGGCACAGTTAGAAGTGCTTACGGCAATCAACTCATAGAGTTTTCTTATGGCATTGAGAAGCAATCATCTACTATCTGCAGCAGCAAAGATAGTTTCTCCTGTGAGAATGCAAAACCTGGGGAAGGGATGGGAGGCCAACCTGTTGGTTCAATGTCTGCCTGTGCCATTTCTGAAGCTGCATATAGTGCTCTAGATCAGCCAATCAGTCTCCTTGAAACATCCCCGTTGTTAAATTTGAAG AATGTGCTGGAGTCTGGTACCAAGAAAAGCAACTCGTGTCAAACAATGTCGTTATTTCTCTCTAAGCAGCTTGCAAAACGTAGGCATGGTTTAGAATACGGAGCACTGGCAGTTAAAGATTATCTGGAGAGACTCTTCTTTTCAGACATAGTGTCAACCACAATGGTTAT TTTCTCCCCAGAGAATTATAACCAGAATTTGGGTCCATGGGTGTGCCATTTCCATATAAGAAAG GACATTATAACAAGGAGAGGATTGAAACTTCATTCTATCATTGGTTCTCTTCAGAGGAGATGTCACATTTTCTTGAATGAAACAAGAGTTGATCTTCCCCCACTGCAGATAACTATCAA ATGCAGTGATTGTTCATTAGCtggagaagaaagggaagatGCAGCTAACATCTTTTGCATCACACTCAACATGGTCGAAGATTCGAAGAAAGTTGCCACACAGCCCAcacttttgaaattacttcAACAAATGGTGATACCTTGCCTTCTGGGAACAGTTATTAAAG GATTCATGGAGGTTAAAAAGGTTGATATCTTATGGAGTGAAAGCAGCAAGCTAAGCAAATCTAATCCTATGTCAACTggtgagctctacttgagagTATCCATGTCTGCACAGTCTGAGAAAATGATGCTCTGGAGTGCACTTATGAAGAATTGTGTTCCTATTATGGATGCTATTGATTGGTCTCGCAGTCATCCGGATACCATTCGTGAATTCTCATTAGCATATGGGATAGACGCTGGATGGAAGTACTTCCTTAAT AGTCTGGGTTCGGCTGTATCTGATACGGGCAAGACTGTTCTTCCTGCACATTTAGTTCTTGTTGCCAATTGTCTATCGACAAGTGGAGAGTTTGTTGGCTTAAACCCTAAAGGGATGtcaagacaaagggaaacctcTTCTGTCTCATCACCTTTTGTTCAAGCATGCTTTTCG AATCCTGGTCCTTGTTTCATTAAAGCTGCCAAGGCAGGAACAGTGGATAATCTACAGGGGAGCCTGGATGCACTGGCCTGGGGGAAAGTTCCTTCACTGGGAACGGGAggattatttgaaataatatacTCTGGAAAG GGGCATGAGCTTGCAAAGCCTGAAAGTGTCTACAATCTGTTGGGTAACAAAGTTAGTTCCACACAGCTGAATTTAAAGCTTGAAGTGCCTAATGCTGGCAGCCATATGTCAGACAGATGTGGGGCGGAGTTTGTGCAGGCTGGTAGTGTTGCAAAAGTGCTCAAGAAACTGGAAATCAATAAGTCATTATTAAGGaaatttatcacatttaatgacATCCAGAAGCTGTCGCTAGAGCTGAAGAAAATATTATACAA GTACCCGATCAATCACCATTTAGGTGAACAAGAAAAGTCAATCGTGATGATGGCTCTGAAGTTTCATCCTCGTGGAAAGGAAAAGATAGGAACTGGAGCTCGGGATATAAAG GTTGGACATCACCCCAAGCACCAAGATTCTCGCTGCTTCATGCTGGTCAGAGCTGACGGAACGGCGGAAGACTTCTCTTACCACAAGTGTGTTATTGGCGCCCTTGAGATAATTGCTCCCGAGAGGGCGAAAACCTACCAATCGAAATGGTTGAAGCACGAGGTTGAGCAGGTATAG
- the LOC115736858 gene encoding SPX domain-containing membrane protein At4g22990-like, which translates to MVAFGKKLKERQIEEWQGYYINYKMMKKKVRQYAQHIEIGAQDRRHVLKDFSRMLDNQIEKVVLFLLEQQGLLASRIAKLGEQQEALQEQSDIYQISELREAYRTVGRDLLKLLYFVEINAIGLRKILKKFDKRFGYQFTNYYVKTRANHPYSQLQQVFKHVGIGAVVGALSRNLGELQDRQGSYISIYDQPPLPLQDSVIDSMKAAVDRLTHSTNFLNFLAQHALILQEELPAPIDEHAEDQSYHFMSLMLNLANTFLYMVNTYIIVPTADDYALSLGAAATVCGIVIGAMAVAQIFSSVYFSAWSNKSYFRPLVFSSIVLFVGNIMYALAYDLDSIAVLLAGRIFCGLGSARAVNRRYISDCVPLKIRMQASAGFVSASALGMACGPALAGILQYNFKIYKFTFNEETLPGWVMAVAWLVYLMWLWFSFKEPSHEVEANETPQESNSEPAEGDALEDGIKTPLLISSEIKELDEDGDDECRGSDEAPEESRQAATSLRSAYRLLTPSVKVQLLIYFMLKYAMEILLSESSVITTYYFSWSTSSVAIFLACLGLTVLPINVIVGNYICNMFEDRQILLASEIVVCIGILLSFHVFIPYSVPQYVISGLIMFVSAEVLEGVNLSLLSRVMSSRLSRGTYNGGLLSTEAGTIARVVADSTITLAGYLGDSKLLNVTLLPSLFICISSIIATLCTYNSLY; encoded by the exons ATGGTTGCCTTTGGCAAAAAGTTGAAGGAAAGGCAAATTGAGGAATGGCAGGG ATACTATATTAATTataagatgatgaagaagaaggtgagaCAATATGCTCAGCATATTGAGATCGGAGCACAAGATCGTCGGCATGTACTCAAGGATTTTTCCAGGATGCTAGATAACCAG ATTGAAAAAGTTGTCCTTTTCCTGTTGGAACAACAAGGCCTACTTGCAAGCAGGATAGCTAAGCTCGGGGAGCAGCAAGAAGCTCTTCAGGAGCAATCTGATATATATCAAATATCTGAACTAAGAGAAGCTTATAGAACTGTGGGACGTGATCTTTTGAAGCTTCTTTATTTCGTCGaaataaatgcaataggtttgcGTAAGATACTGAAGAAGTTTGATAAGCGTTTTGGTTATCAATTCACGAACTACTATGTCAAGACTCGTGCAAATCACCCTTATTCCCAGCTGCAGCAAGTGTTCAAGCATGTG GGAATAGGGGCTGTAGTTGGTGCACTTTCACGTAACCTAGGCGAACTTCAGGACCGCCAGGGAAGCTACATATCAATATATGACCAGCCACCTCTTCCTCTCCAG GATTCTGTCATTGACTCGATGAAAGCTGCTGTGGACAGATTAACACATTCAACTAACTTCCTGAACTTTTTGGCACAACATGCACTCATTTTGCAAGAAGAGCTACCTGCTCCTATCGATGAACATGCTGAAGATCAAAGTTATCATTTTATGTCTCTTATGTTGAACTTGGCCAACACATTCCTTTATATGGTCAATACATACATCATTGTCCCCACAGCAGATGACTATGCCCTGAGTCTTGGAGCTGCAGCAACAGTTTGTGGTATTGTGATCGGAGCAATGGCAGTGGCACAGATATTCTCCTCAGTGTATTTCAGTGCTTGGTCAAATAAATCATATTTCAGGCCTCTTGTATTCAGTAGTATTGTTCTCTTTGTGGGCAATATCATGTACGCGTTGGCATATGATCTTGATTCCATAGCAGTCCTTCTTGCAGGTCGGATTTTTTGTGG GTTAGGTTCTGCTAGAGCTGTTAACCGGCGTTACATCAGCGACTGTGTGCCATTGAAGATCCGCATGCAGGCCTCCGCAGGTTTTGTCAGTGCAAGTGCTCTCGGGATGGCTTGTGGCCCTGCTCTTGCTGGAATACTTCAATACAATTTTAAGATTTACAAATTCACATTTAATGAAGAGACTTTGCCTGGATGGGTAATGGCTGTGGCTTGGCTTGTATACTTAATGTGGTTGTGGTTCTCGTTTAAGGAACCTTCTCATGAGGTGGAGGCAAATGAAACACCTCAGGAATCAAATTCTG AACCAGCAGAGGGTGATGCACTGGAGGATGGCATAAAAACACCATTGCTTATCAGCTCAGAAATAAAGGAGCTAGAtgaagatggtgatgatgaATGTAGAGGAAGTGACGAAGCTCCTGAAGAATCCCGGCAAGCAGCAACTTCACTTCGATCAGCATATAGATTATTGACACCTTCTGTTAAG GTACAGTTACTGATTTATTTCATGCTAAAGTATGCAATGGAGATACTACTTTCAGAATCGAGTGTCATTACCACATATTACTTCAGTTGGTCCACAAGCAGTGTTGCCATATTCTTGGCGTGCCTTGGCCTAACAGTTCTCCCCATAAACGTCATTGTTGGAAACTACATTTGTAACATGTTTGAAGACAG GCAAATTTTATTGGCATCTGAAATTGTGGTTTGCATTGGCATACTCCTAAGCTTTCATGTGTTCATTCCCTACTCTGTTCCACAGTATGTCATTTCGGGACTCATCATGTTTGTTTCGGCCGAAGTGCTTGAAG GTGTGAACTTGTCGCTACTATCTCGTGTCATGTCTTCTCGGCTTTCAAGAGGAACGTACAATGGTGGCTTGCTTTCGACAGAAGCTGGTACCATCGCTCGTGTTGTGGCAGATAGCACCATAACTCTGGCTGGGTACTTGGGCGACAGCAAACTCCTGAATGTCACTCTGCTTCCTTCACTCTTCATATGCATCTCATCCATCATCGCCACCCTCTGCACCTACAATTCTCTCTACTAG